Below is a genomic region from Thalassophryne amazonica chromosome 3, fThaAma1.1, whole genome shotgun sequence.
tacagagtgagaaggtgatcatttattacagtgtgagatctgttcagctctgagcctaacattgcaatgacgcgttactgcgcaccacggagaggtgcagctgcctgtgttatatatagttatgatggagacaatattcacattattaagtcacccatgggaaggaatggactaTATCTGTACTATAAGGTCTTTTGTGGATGTAACAGCCTTTCAGATTTCGGCAGTATGCACACAATAGTGTGTGATGCTTTTGGTTTaatagccactgttcacattcactgtatatgttaataattcataattatatcACGATGAGCGTGCCAGATACATTTCAAGATGTTCTCTTGCActctgggggggtggggggtgtcattATTATATGTTGCACGTGCACGTCATACACCAGATTCATCTCGAAGTTCCCTTATATGCGCTCAAATTGTTCAGATCCCATTTTGGCTGCCATCGCAATAtgtaattgtggtcagatggtcctcagattgcacatggaccaccgtcggataggtgtcccatctcgatggtgcccgaagggttttgaacatgtgcatcacactcggggccccTGGCCAATTTTgatcaactgtgtggacttccgcagatgtctgtcagaatgttttggaactgctgAAATCCGACACGTTTCAGATGTGCACCGATTCGtaattctgacaccattctgcatgattccggctatgtgtgatgggggtataagcaGATATATAATACTAAATCCTATGAATTAGGCCTACTATTAAAAAaaagtgtgggggtggggggcggctagatttcctcaattttgaaattAGGATGGAAATTGGAGCCAAAAATTGACAGTAGGAGACCACCACTCATGTTAAAGTTATGATTGGTGCActctctcactcattcactcactcactcattatcAACTGCTTTCTccacttaagggtcacgggggctggagtttatcccaacagtcatagggcgtgaggcggggtacacttgttatacttgtttgcactcggggtcgccacagtgggtcCGAGGTGgatcatgttgaattggcagaaattttgcccttcctaatgcaacgcCACATTatttggagaaatgtggcagttttaaccaggaaccttttgcactaaaaccaaatgcattaaccactggccaccacccctgctcgctGCCCGTGAGTTGGTGCAATGCAAAATTTAATGTGAATGTGTGCGTGAGCATTTTCAGTGCTGTCTGCTGTGTTTGTTAGGTCAGCTGGTCAAAATGCTGCTGTACACTGAGGTTACACGGTATCTTGACTTTAAAGTCATTGAAGGCAGCTACATATACAAAGCAGGAAAAGTGCACAAAGTCCCTGCGACAGAGGAAGACGCCCTCACATCAGGTAGTAGATGAATTTAGTGCATTTTCTTGCACTCCTGTAGATCTCCTCTTAATAATATTCAAGTTCTAAACATATATTTCAGATTTGATGGGTATGTTTGACAAGAGAAGATTCAGGAAGCTGCTGTTGTTCGCCCTGAACTTTGACGAGAGCGACCCTCGCACGCACCATGACATAGACTGCAACACAACAACCACACGAGACCTTTTCTGCCGCTTTGACGTGGGACAGGATGTCATGGATTTCACAGGTCATGCCATAGCCTTACACAGCAGTGACAGGTCAGTCACGTAAACGTATGTGAACCAGGTCATGTGGCCATTATCTTACCGACTGTTTCCTGGTGTTCCTGCAGTTACCTGGAGCAGCCCTGTATCGAAACCATCAGGCGGATCAGATTGTACTCAGAATCCGTGGCTCGTCATAATTTCAGTCCATACCTGTACCCTTTGTATAGCCTCGGCGAGCTACTACAAGGATTTGCCAGGTTACACACACACTGAGCTGAGCTGTTGATTACCTCctccaaggaggtaatgtttttttcaccagcatttgtctgtttgtcttatagcatgataactcaaaaagtaatgaatggatttcaatgaaatttggtgagcagatagagACTGTTCCAGGAaataattgatttgattttgatggtgatccagaatatattctggaattaagatccagggtatatagggagaaggatgctgaggatggagccaccaggcaggaggagaagagggaggccaaagaggaggtttatggatgtgctgagggaggacatgcaggtggttggtgagacagaggaagatacaggaggacagggtgagatggaaacgattgatctgctgtggtgacccttaaTGAGAGCAGCCGATAGAAGAAGAAGGTTTGGTACATAGTGACATTTGGTGAGCCAAGAAAATGAGGAATTTTAGGTTGCATTTgacatattttggatccagaatccagaagaCGATTTGAGCATCCAGGAACATTTAATTCAAATTGTATTAACAATGAAGTTCAATGACACTTTGTGAGCAGATGAATAATGTCCTaggaaataatttttgcaatttttgaGTCGATCCAGAACATATTGTAGGTCCGGGATCCTTAAGAATGTTAGAGAGGTAGCAACACTGAACTCAAAAGGTTATGAATAGATCTTGATGACATTTTTGAGCATATGAATAAAGCAAGGCTTGATGCTAAATGTAAGTGTGACAGACAACTGTGCGCACAGAGTGCACACAGCGAGCTGTGCATACAGTTCTGTGTTCCACCAGCATAACACAGAATAATTATTCACTAGTTTGCTTTAATACTTAATGAATTACAATTACAATAATTAAATacctgaaacaggtgagtgttttttttcttgtaacaGTCAGCTCACGAGTATGTTCACGTGATGTGCATCCTGCACCTTACAGCTGTGTTGTCCCATGCAAAGTCCAACATCTGCAGCTGTGTGTGGTTTACCTCTTACACATGGAtacatttattcttaaagaaacaatTACTAAGTAAACTATTAACTCTTTAAATATGACCGACATTTAcagtgaattattattattattttttttaattctgtgtaCGAGGCAAGCCTTCTCTAAGCCTCATGGACCAGGAGGGAAGAGGGGCAACAAACGAGTAATCAAGGGTGCAGGAGAGAACGGGGAGGAAAGTTAGGCATTCTATACACATCTACAGGTATACATTGAAACCAAAAAGATGTCTGTGaattgatttttattatttgattCTTTTGTTTCTCgtcatttattctttatttttacttAAGGGCACACATTTCACACAGATAAAAGCTCCTTTAGAAAATTGTCTGCATGCAAGTTACTAAAATGATTGCAGAATCAAACTGTCATCAAAAGACACTTTAGTAGCACCTCTGTAAATGGAAAACAAGAAATCCATCACTGGTGGTTTCATTCTAACCATGGTGAGTGTACAGTCACATCTCTTGGTTTCTGATGGTTAACACTGCAATAAATTGTAATTTCATTCTAATGTATAATGCAGTTTACACTGGTTGCCGTGTGATGTAAAGTGAAATACAGTTACATCCAGAAGTGGTAACGTTCAGCTTTGAGGGGAATTAAAGTAAAACAGTTGAATGGGCTCTGTTAGAAAATCAgcatgcagggttttttttaaaagagtgcTATGGTGTTTGCACGTTTCAACACATGCAAACTTTTAGTAAAACAGACCCTTAcacttattcatttatttacccTCATGATGTGGCGCAGTTGTTGCAAACATCCACATGTGCATTAGAAAAACTGTAGTTAACACACTTCATTGACATCACACTAATGCAAAGTTTTCTGTTTCAGACTGAGTGCAGAGTACGGAGTGACTTTCCTATTGAACAGAGACGTGCAAGAAATTGTTCTGAATGATGGCAAAGTCAAAGCAGTGATATCTGAAGGGAAGGTAAACAAATTTAAGTAGAAAATAAAAGGTACAGAAGTTTCAGTTAGTACACTGGTGTACATAATGTTTTTGGTCTATTCACTTGAACAGGTGTTCCACTGTAAACAGCTGATCTGTGATCCCAGTTATGCTTCCAACCGAGTGAGGACAGTGAGCCGCGTCATCAGGGTCATCTGTTTATTAAATCATCCCGTTAAACACACGCATGATGCCAAGTCCTGTCAAATTATCATACCCCAAACGCAACTGAACAGGAAGTCAGGTATGAGACTGACGGCTGTCCGCCCACTCAAGGGTTTTATTGTGTCACAGTTACCACGGTTATTCTAGGACACAGGTGTCAATCTCAGTCAATGGCTGCATGATGTGCAAATTTAACTACATTTAGAAGGATTGACAAAAACCCAGGCGCAGTCCATGCCCACCTCTCAAAAGCAATCATCTACAGTTGTGGTCGGACTTTTACATGCACTCTTCATGGGCACgagtgtcatggtaattttgggcttttaatgatgtctctgaactgttcttttgccagggtggagtgattgtacagcagcacacatcattaaagactttaaaaacaagaattgAGTGCAcaggtttgaatttattttggatgttcCCTAATCCACGCTGGCTcataattatacatacaggctcaaatatatacataccccAGTATTTGGTCATatgtcccttagcaagctgcacatTGAACAGACATTTTTGGTAGCCaccaacaagcttctggcataattctggctggatatttaACCACTCTTCTTTGCAGAATTTATAGATTTTATTTAAATTGGCTGGGTTCCTAGGATGTACCTGGCTTTTAAGcatagtccacaaattttcaaggGGGTTGGGGTGGGCTTTGGGAAGGCTATTCCAGAAGTCTCGCTTTATCTAACCCACAACCAGTttttttatttatgcatttaacctttatttaaccaggttagtcccactgagatcaagaccttttttgcaagggagatctggacaattgtacattttccatttcacctaacctgcatgttttaagTATATCAAAGAAATTTGACAAACCTATCATACAAACAACTGTAATGTTGAGATCATGGTCAATTGAAGCAAAAATAGGTTTTAtatatcatgaaaataattttccaaatttatttCAGGCCACACATAGCAGCTGCCTCTGTAGCATAGAGTAGGAATTAGACCATCACCCTGGAGACTGGGATTCAATGTCAgatgtgtcttctccaggctattTGCCTGATTCCTCAGATGAGACATTTCATCCACCCTTTCCCAGTCCACCCAACTATAAATGGATGGACTAGGACTAGGCTGCTgggagtaacctgcaatggactggcatcccaaccAGGGGGAGTCTTTGGCTCTCAGTCGCTTCACAGTACAGTTTTGTGGATAAACTGTGGCCCAATGGCACCTGTATAGGACTTACCGTTTCTCTGCTCAGAAAATCTGCCATCCATTCATGAGCTAATCTACATTTTCTATATATTTACCAGTTTCTAGTTGCAAATAAAGTCAAGCTTTTTTATTCATCATAGTTTTAtgcttatttttttgaaaaattctCAGAGCTCTAGGGTACCTTTCATATACTCTCAGGGATACACATACTCCTTACAAGGAAACACTGGTCTAGATGTGTAGCATGCACTTGATGTCACAAATCGTTTGTAACTAAGTAATTTTAATCCCTTCTCTTTTGTTCCTGTAGACATTTACATATCAGTAGTGTCTTTCGCCCATAATGTAGCCTCAGATGGGATGTACATTGCAACAGTAAGCACAACAGCAGAAACCAGAAACCCTGACAAAGAGGTGCAGCCTGCATTGGAGCTTCTCGAGCCGATAATGCAAAAGTAAGTCAAGTCTTAACTCTTGAATTTCAcccaaaggggtcatattgtgtagAATTGGCATTTATCTGCCTTTTGCATATAAGTACAGCTGAGGTTTCATGTAAGGCAgcttttttcaacaatattcctTAAAAACCACAGGATGCCACAGAAATGCACAGCACAAGCCATGACCTTAGAAGGGACGCTAGGTAGTTACGCACAACATGTCATGGTCTCCGTGGTCACTGTCAAGTATGGAACTGCACCTGACAAATGTAGAAGAGTATTCTCGGCTAGAGGATGCTCAAATGATACACAGGCCACACACACACGATGCCTTGACCACCAAAAGAATGCTGAATGAACGCACAATGATTGGGGTTGTTTGCCAGGATTTTTATGAATAACATTCATTTTATAAAGCGTTGTTATGAGGCACAAAATGATCTCCTCGTTAGCTGATGTCTGCCGAGATCATCAGAAAGTTTTGCGCGGAGATCAGGCCGAGAGCTTTGTCTTCTACTTTCCTGCAactgatggttcattctgggcttctgaaagttccggtgtcaattcagcacaagtgGACATGGAGCGCATCTCCCTTGCATGTGTGTGCTCTGCGAGGTGGTGCGCTGGAGTTGTTTGATGTCTTGTCGCacgaacagtgaggaaatatgatgtcATGCTTTTAGACCACGGCAAACTCCATCAAATCCAGCACATTTGCTCAGCA
It encodes:
- the LOC117507776 gene encoding rab GDP dissociation inhibitor alpha-like, whose amino-acid sequence is MQEYDIVVLGTGLKSSLSLSGCVLSALMSLSGKKVLHIDRNSYYGGESASISPLEELYKKFNVPEPTIPLGLGKEWNVDTIPKFFLANSQLVKMLLYTEVTRYLDFKVIEGSYIYKAGKVHKVPATEEDALTSDLMGMFDKRRFRKLLLFALNFDESDPRTHHDIDCNTTTTRDLFCRFDVGQDVMDFTGHAIALHSSDSYLEQPCIETIRRIRLYSESVARHNFSPYLYPLYSLGELLQGFARLSAEYGVTFLLNRDVQEIVLNDGKVKAVISEGKVFHCKQLICDPSYASNRVRTVSRVIRVICLLNHPVKHTHDAKSCQIIIPQTQLNRKSDIYISVVSFAHNVASDGMYIATVSTTAETRNPDKEVQPALELLEPIMQKFVSISNLLVPNDDGSRSQVVCVCSYDATNHFENECEDITDMYRRITGTEFCFGRSQRHQSHTSDDED